One Gloeothece verrucosa PCC 7822 DNA window includes the following coding sequences:
- a CDS encoding acyl-CoA thioesterase, translating into MMKAYEYLHIVSFEETNLVGNVYYANYVRWQGRCREMFLKDHAPEIIKELSQGLALVTVRVSCEYYSELFAFDQVVIRMRLKELLQNRITMLFEYWRIRDEGEELVAKGEQQAACMRREEEKTVPTAVPIPLKEALECYRA; encoded by the coding sequence ATGATGAAAGCCTACGAATACTTACATATTGTTAGCTTTGAAGAAACTAATTTGGTGGGGAATGTTTATTATGCTAATTATGTGCGTTGGCAAGGCCGTTGCCGAGAAATGTTTCTTAAAGATCATGCCCCAGAAATTATTAAAGAACTTTCTCAAGGTCTTGCTTTGGTGACGGTTCGTGTCTCTTGTGAGTATTATTCTGAATTGTTCGCTTTTGATCAAGTGGTTATTCGGATGCGTCTTAAAGAATTGCTTCAAAACCGAATTACGATGTTATTTGAATACTGGCGCATTAGAGACGAAGGGGAAGAGTTAGTGGCTAAAGGAGAACAACAAGCGGCTTGTATGCGGCGAGAAGAAGAAAAAACTGTGCCCACTGCTGTCCCTATTCCTCTTAAAGAAGCCTTGGAATGCTATCGAGCTTAA
- a CDS encoding TM0106 family RecB-like putative nuclease — MLLTDALLLDYKRCQRRAFLNRYGDPSQQDPERDFFIKLRQESQNHIAKVLSELYPHAQRLPDIFPWKERAEATETLMAQGVECIHKGVLFHETQDFLTQETITLVGKPHLLVKSIGQSKFGNWMYIPISIQLGRRPKPEYKILAAYYAYLLDFIQGTLPPNAQLILRPLKTYEVELEIWMPKVLDAITECLQMLHQRQEPEVFISRQRCSLCHWYTHCYTLAQSQQHLSLVPGVTPSRYESLQTLGVDSVASLANTSVLHVGELIGLEVATQLQQQAQSILENRAIRRANSPPNKQIIIPTASIELYFDIEAEPELNVDYLLGILLVNRQENTQQFYPFLAEQPEEEKSIWLSFVTFMNHYPEAPIFHYSEYEVETIKRLANLYGTPQKQLENLLSRCTDLHKQVINSVTFPVESYSLKSLANWLGFQWRDAGISGDQCVCWYDQWLTTGDRSLLDAILRYNEDDCWATFHLKNWLVQFLLNPLSSELT; from the coding sequence ATGCTCCTTACTGATGCTCTGCTGCTAGATTACAAACGCTGTCAACGTCGTGCATTTCTCAATCGTTATGGAGACCCAAGTCAACAAGACCCTGAGCGAGATTTTTTTATCAAACTCCGACAAGAAAGTCAAAATCACATCGCCAAGGTTTTATCCGAATTGTACCCCCATGCTCAACGGCTTCCAGATATCTTTCCCTGGAAAGAAAGAGCCGAAGCGACAGAAACATTGATGGCACAAGGGGTTGAGTGCATACACAAGGGAGTGTTATTTCACGAAACCCAAGATTTTCTCACACAAGAAACTATCACGCTGGTGGGAAAGCCGCATTTACTCGTTAAGAGCATCGGACAGTCAAAATTTGGCAATTGGATGTATATCCCCATTAGTATTCAATTAGGCCGTCGCCCTAAACCCGAATATAAAATTTTAGCCGCCTATTATGCTTATTTACTAGACTTTATTCAAGGAACTTTACCCCCCAATGCCCAACTGATTTTACGTCCTCTCAAAACTTACGAGGTGGAGTTGGAAATTTGGATGCCAAAAGTGCTTGATGCCATCACAGAGTGCCTACAAATGTTGCACCAACGTCAAGAACCTGAAGTCTTTATCTCCCGTCAACGCTGTAGTTTATGTCATTGGTATACCCATTGTTATACTCTTGCTCAATCTCAGCAACATTTATCCCTTGTGCCGGGGGTGACTCCTAGCCGCTATGAATCTTTACAAACCCTCGGCGTAGACTCAGTCGCCTCTCTAGCTAACACTTCTGTGCTTCATGTCGGTGAATTAATTGGCTTAGAGGTAGCCACTCAATTACAACAACAAGCTCAATCTATACTCGAAAATCGAGCCATTCGTCGAGCCAATTCTCCTCCCAATAAGCAAATCATTATTCCTACTGCTTCTATTGAACTTTATTTTGATATTGAAGCCGAACCCGAGCTAAATGTCGATTATTTATTAGGTATTTTGCTCGTTAATCGTCAAGAAAATACTCAGCAGTTTTATCCCTTTTTAGCCGAACAACCCGAAGAGGAAAAATCGATCTGGTTAAGTTTTGTAACCTTTATGAATCATTATCCAGAAGCCCCTATTTTTCACTATTCGGAATATGAAGTAGAAACAATCAAGCGATTAGCCAATTTATATGGAACTCCTCAAAAACAACTAGAAAATTTACTCTCTCGTTGTACTGATCTGCATAAACAAGTCATCAACTCTGTGACCTTCCCTGTAGAAAGCTATTCTTTAAAATCCTTAGCTAACTGGCTAGGGTTTCAATGGCGAGATGCCGGGATAAGCGGGGATCAATGTGTTTGCTGGTATGATCAATGGTTAACCACAGGTGATCGCAGTTTATTAGATGCAATTTTACGTTACAATGAAGATGACTGTTGGGCGACTTTTCATCTCAAAAACTGGTTAGTTCAATTTTTATTAAATCCCCTCTCATCTGAATTAACCTAA
- a CDS encoding peptide ABC transporter substrate-binding protein has translation MNKFLRRTVFVPLLVLSLGLTLLLSNCGKQQTTTTTQPTSGQANGEVLKLLFWQAPTILNPHLSTGFKDAEASRITLEPLASYNQKGELIPFLAAEIPSVANGGIAKDGKSVTWKLKQGIKWSDGTPFTAEDVVFTYQFISDPKVGSTNGGTYDLVKKVEALDDHTVKVTFKTVNPAWSLPFVGSEGMILPAHVYKDFLAEKARQAPANLLPIGTGPYKVVEFKPGDVVIYELNPNFREADKLAFKRIELKGGGDSTSATRAVLQTGEADYAYNVQVEAPVLKGLEAGGKGKLASNFGSLSEQILLNQSDPNKATADGEKSNWKNPHPFFSDEKVRQAFALAIDRDTIAQQLYGITGKPTSNFLLLPQQYNSANTKYEFNLEKAKTLLDQAGWKDTNGNGIRDKNGVEMQVVFQTTVNPVRQKTQQIVKQGLQSIGVGVELKNVDAGIYFSSDPSNNDTLEHFYADMQMLATGNTSPDPGTYMKDYICDGGKNIPQKANNWSGNNYSRYCNPEYDKLWQQSNQELNPEKRKELFIKMNDILINNNILIPLIHRADVAAISNKLQGFELTPWDRNTWNIKDWKLSNQ, from the coding sequence TTGAACAAATTTCTACGACGCACTGTCTTTGTGCCTCTTCTGGTTCTCTCGTTGGGTTTAACGCTTCTGCTGTCCAATTGTGGTAAACAGCAGACCACTACCACAACACAACCCACAAGCGGACAAGCTAACGGCGAGGTTCTTAAACTACTGTTTTGGCAAGCACCCACCATCCTCAATCCTCATTTATCCACAGGATTTAAGGATGCAGAAGCCAGTCGAATTACCCTAGAACCCTTAGCCAGCTACAACCAAAAAGGCGAGTTAATCCCCTTTTTAGCCGCAGAAATTCCCAGCGTAGCCAATGGGGGAATAGCAAAAGATGGTAAGTCGGTAACTTGGAAACTCAAACAAGGTATTAAATGGTCAGATGGAACGCCTTTTACCGCAGAGGATGTGGTCTTTACCTATCAGTTTATTAGTGACCCGAAAGTTGGCTCAACCAATGGCGGAACTTATGACTTAGTAAAAAAAGTAGAAGCCCTAGATGATCATACCGTCAAAGTGACCTTTAAAACCGTCAATCCGGCTTGGTCGCTTCCCTTTGTAGGGTCTGAAGGCATGATTTTACCCGCTCATGTTTATAAAGATTTTTTAGCAGAAAAAGCACGACAAGCCCCGGCTAATTTACTGCCCATCGGCACAGGTCCTTATAAAGTCGTCGAATTTAAGCCTGGGGATGTGGTGATTTATGAACTTAATCCGAATTTTAGAGAAGCCGATAAGTTAGCCTTTAAACGAATTGAACTCAAAGGCGGCGGAGATTCTACTTCTGCGACTCGGGCAGTTTTACAAACTGGTGAAGCCGATTATGCCTATAATGTTCAGGTAGAAGCCCCCGTTTTAAAAGGACTTGAAGCAGGAGGAAAAGGAAAATTAGCCTCAAATTTTGGCTCGTTAAGTGAGCAAATTTTACTCAATCAATCTGATCCTAATAAAGCCACAGCCGACGGAGAAAAATCCAATTGGAAAAATCCTCATCCCTTCTTTTCCGACGAAAAAGTCCGTCAAGCTTTTGCTTTAGCCATTGATCGAGATACTATTGCTCAACAACTTTATGGAATTACAGGAAAGCCTACCAGCAATTTTTTACTCTTACCCCAACAGTATAATTCGGCTAATACTAAATATGAGTTTAATTTAGAAAAAGCAAAAACTTTATTAGATCAGGCGGGATGGAAAGATACGAATGGTAATGGAATCCGCGATAAAAATGGGGTAGAAATGCAGGTGGTTTTTCAAACGACGGTGAATCCTGTGCGTCAGAAAACCCAACAAATTGTCAAGCAGGGACTACAATCTATTGGGGTAGGAGTAGAGTTAAAAAATGTGGATGCAGGGATTTATTTTTCTAGCGACCCAAGTAATAATGATACCCTAGAACATTTTTATGCAGATATGCAAATGTTAGCCACCGGCAATACTAGCCCCGACCCCGGGACTTATATGAAAGATTATATCTGTGATGGCGGCAAAAATATTCCTCAAAAGGCGAATAATTGGTCAGGCAATAATTACTCTCGTTATTGTAATCCAGAATATGATAAGCTCTGGCAACAATCTAATCAGGAATTAAATCCCGAAAAACGAAAAGAGTTATTTATTAAAATGAATGATATTTTGATTAATAATAACATCCTTATTCCTCTGATTCATCGGGCTGATGTGGCGGCGATTAGTAATAAGTTACAAGGATTTGAATTAACCCCTTGGGATAGAAATACTTGGAATATTAAAGATTGGAAACTTAGCAATCAATAA
- a CDS encoding Spy/CpxP family protein refolding chaperone, with the protein MSIRQTSIVVGLFALFIGTSVVLAEPLFKNSSQPTTNSEQLVAQNPDTTPQDTPQRGPGNRRGQRGNFGPGRLLQQLGLSDQQQQKLEAIKQKYQGQLQPLRENMKTLREDLGTLMTGTASNQEIRAKHQQLVASRQKMENIRFESMLEMREILTPEQRSKLGQLMEQRRENFRQRFTEGPDGDE; encoded by the coding sequence ATGTCTATTCGCCAAACCTCAATAGTCGTAGGTTTATTCGCACTTTTTATTGGCACAAGCGTCGTTTTAGCCGAACCCCTCTTTAAAAATAGCTCCCAACCCACCACTAACTCTGAGCAACTTGTCGCCCAAAACCCCGACACCACCCCGCAAGATACTCCCCAAAGAGGTCCAGGTAACCGAAGAGGTCAACGGGGAAATTTTGGGCCGGGTAGACTATTACAACAACTCGGACTAAGCGATCAACAACAGCAAAAACTTGAAGCCATTAAACAAAAATATCAAGGACAACTTCAACCCCTGCGGGAAAACATGAAAACCCTGCGGGAAGACTTAGGAACTCTAATGACAGGAACAGCCTCTAATCAAGAAATTCGCGCTAAACATCAACAATTAGTCGCATCCCGTCAAAAAATGGAAAACATTCGTTTTGAGAGTATGTTAGAAATGCGAGAAATCTTAACACCAGAACAACGAAGCAAATTAGGTCAATTAATGGAACAACGGCGAGAAAATTTTCGGCAACGGTTTACAGAAGGACCCGACGGCGATGAGTAA
- a CDS encoding sigma-70 family RNA polymerase sigma factor — protein sequence MLADEVASTTERELVVRCQRGDAIAFRQLYQRYQQKVRSTLYQLCGREMLDDLVQEVFLRVWKGLPKLRQPSYFSTWLYRICWNVAVDGRRQFAKQKREKIETTTDESNSSPCENLFRVQDTPDLMQLHYEDLVERGLQSLSLEHRVVLVLHDLEDISQKEIAQILELPVGTVKSRLHYARNAIKKFLQQEGVLL from the coding sequence GTGTTGGCTGATGAAGTGGCTAGCACCACCGAGAGAGAATTGGTAGTTCGATGTCAGAGGGGCGATGCGATCGCCTTTCGTCAATTGTATCAACGCTACCAGCAAAAAGTTCGCTCAACTCTGTACCAACTATGCGGGCGAGAGATGTTAGACGATCTCGTCCAAGAAGTGTTTTTAAGAGTATGGAAAGGTCTGCCTAAACTGCGCCAACCCTCATACTTTTCCACCTGGTTATATCGCATTTGTTGGAATGTGGCCGTTGATGGACGGCGACAATTTGCCAAACAAAAAAGAGAAAAAATAGAAACCACCACAGATGAGTCTAACTCATCTCCATGCGAAAACCTCTTTCGTGTTCAAGATACTCCAGATTTAATGCAGTTGCACTACGAAGATTTAGTGGAACGGGGGCTTCAAAGCCTCAGTTTAGAACATCGGGTCGTATTAGTCTTACATGACTTAGAAGACATTTCCCAAAAAGAAATCGCCCAAATTTTAGAACTTCCTGTAGGCACGGTTAAATCTCGGTTACACTATGCTCGCAATGCCATCAAAAAATTTTTGCAGCAAGAAGGGGTATTATTATGA
- a CDS encoding transposase, translating into MLAKHAGVARHAYNWGLGLTKQILDHNKVNPDQKIKFPTAIDLHKWLIALVKPNNPWYYEVSKCAPQYALLALRDAWGRCFNKVSQAPRFKKKGRKDKFSLDGSIKVEHFRLRVPVIGWLKTYERMPTGILPKSVTISRQAHRWFISLKIETESTQRAKIHEVVGVDLGVLHLATLSTGEVFEGTKSYRRFEKKLARLQWLNRHKVIGSNNWRKATIKIALLHKKIADIRKDTLHKLTTYLAKNHSRIGIEDLNVSGMLANHKLAKAISDQGFYEFRRQLEYKTQLYGSELVIIERWFPSSKTCSGCGLVKESLSLMTRTFSCECGLKIDRDLNASINLAKAVSSTVST; encoded by the coding sequence TTGTTAGCCAAGCACGCGGGTGTAGCCCGTCATGCTTATAATTGGGGATTAGGATTAACCAAGCAGATACTTGACCATAATAAGGTAAATCCTGACCAGAAAATCAAGTTTCCTACAGCTATTGATTTACATAAATGGTTAATAGCTTTGGTAAAGCCTAATAATCCTTGGTATTATGAAGTATCAAAGTGTGCCCCTCAGTATGCGCTTCTTGCATTAAGAGATGCTTGGGGAAGATGTTTTAATAAGGTGTCTCAAGCTCCAAGATTTAAAAAGAAAGGAAGAAAAGATAAATTCAGCTTAGATGGGTCGATTAAGGTAGAACATTTTCGCCTAAGAGTACCTGTTATAGGATGGCTTAAAACCTATGAAAGAATGCCCACTGGAATACTGCCTAAATCGGTGACTATTAGCCGTCAAGCCCATAGATGGTTTATAAGTTTGAAAATTGAAACTGAATCTACACAGAGAGCGAAAATTCATGAGGTTGTTGGCGTTGATTTGGGTGTACTTCATTTAGCTACGCTCTCGACGGGTGAAGTTTTTGAAGGAACTAAAAGTTATCGAAGATTTGAAAAGAAACTAGCGCGCTTACAATGGTTAAATCGTCATAAGGTGATTGGCTCTAATAACTGGAGAAAAGCGACTATTAAAATAGCCCTTTTACACAAGAAAATAGCTGACATCCGCAAAGATACGTTACATAAACTTACGACTTATTTAGCTAAGAACCACAGCCGAATAGGGATTGAAGACTTAAATGTGTCTGGAATGTTAGCCAATCATAAGTTAGCCAAAGCTATCTCGGATCAGGGTTTTTATGAGTTTCGTCGTCAACTAGAATATAAAACCCAGCTTTATGGCTCGGAATTAGTCATTATTGAGAGATGGTTTCCCTCTAGTAAAACTTGCTCGGGTTGTGGCCTAGTCAAAGAAAGCTTAAGTCTTATGACAAGAACTTTTAGTTGTGAATGTGGTCTAAAAATAGATCGAGATTTAAACGCCAGTATTAATCTGGCTAAGGCGGTAAGTTCTACTGTCTCTACCTGA
- a CDS encoding glycosyltransferase — protein MNNPALSVIIPIYNGEADLPDLIECLRSQTYPKEQVEYLLVDNNSSDQTGEILQTTAVELANQGIKLTPLTEKDIQSSYAARNRAIRFSHHSILVFTDADCRPQSDWLEQLVKPFSNPNIGIVAGELVALEGNSLLEQYADLGGTLSAKYLLEHPFCPYGQTANLAIKKQAFEKVGLFRPYLTTGGDADICWRIQQQTDWKIDFAPLAIVRHRHRATLKEFRSQWRRYGSSNRYLHQLYGVDLMRDFTAKEAIYRLSRWIIKEIPIDSLKMMQGQASLVHLLKTPIDLLGFQARSQGQKESLLSEKAREIEWL, from the coding sequence ATGAATAATCCAGCCTTGTCAGTAATTATCCCGATTTATAATGGAGAGGCAGATTTACCCGATTTAATCGAGTGTTTACGTTCACAAACCTATCCCAAAGAACAAGTCGAATATTTATTAGTGGATAATAACAGCAGTGATCAAACAGGTGAAATACTGCAAACCACTGCTGTTGAACTCGCTAACCAAGGAATAAAGCTAACTCCTTTGACGGAGAAAGACATCCAAAGTTCCTATGCGGCGCGGAATCGAGCCATACGTTTTTCCCATCATAGTATTTTAGTCTTTACTGATGCTGATTGTCGCCCGCAATCGGATTGGTTAGAACAACTGGTAAAACCTTTTAGTAATCCTAATATTGGCATCGTTGCCGGGGAATTAGTGGCGTTAGAAGGCAATAGTCTCTTAGAACAATATGCGGACTTAGGCGGCACTTTATCAGCAAAATATCTTTTAGAACATCCTTTTTGTCCCTATGGACAAACGGCCAATCTGGCGATCAAAAAACAAGCTTTTGAAAAAGTCGGGTTATTTCGTCCCTATTTAACCACTGGGGGAGATGCGGATATTTGCTGGCGAATTCAACAACAAACCGACTGGAAGATAGATTTTGCACCTTTGGCCATTGTCCGTCATCGACATCGAGCAACGCTCAAAGAATTTCGCAGTCAATGGCGGCGTTATGGTAGTTCTAACCGCTATCTACATCAGTTATATGGTGTGGATTTGATGAGAGATTTTACGGCTAAAGAGGCTATTTATCGTTTGAGTCGCTGGATTATTAAGGAAATACCGATAGATAGTTTAAAAATGATGCAAGGTCAAGCCAGTTTGGTTCATTTGCTTAAAACTCCCATAGATTTGCTGGGTTTTCAAGCCAGAAGTCAAGGTCAAAAAGAGTCTCTACTTTCAGAAAAAGCTCGAGAAATTGAATGGCTTTAA